A part of Deinococcus aerolatus genomic DNA contains:
- a CDS encoding CPBP family intramembrane glutamic endopeptidase, with product MTAPDTDPPASPPWPDEAQPLRPAPGIRAVDGNRAALSLLVIQNVVSALLIAQRVPLGTALLGSFAVVVAAAFLFFRPTVKALGRDTRWRTPPSWGLALAAFALAFLASRAFVLAYITFFPGGVDAVPQFLSSGPDVWVLLLAAGLLIPFAEEVAFRGLLMRGHERAAGFTVAALTSTLVFSLAHGVPASIAGILPLAYVLARLAQHSGSLWDSVVVHALNNTLAVGLGALLAGKDLGDPAQASELLGNPALKLPLAVGALLFGTVVMVVLHLWLTPRPDPQERCAPGPWLSLSYVVIALFGAVAVALTFPQVGLWVSDLRNALF from the coding sequence ATGACTGCGCCGGACACCGACCCTCCCGCCTCCCCGCCCTGGCCGGACGAGGCGCAGCCTCTCAGGCCTGCCCCCGGTATCCGGGCGGTGGACGGCAACCGCGCCGCGCTGAGCCTGCTGGTGATCCAGAACGTGGTCTCGGCGCTGCTGATCGCCCAGCGCGTGCCGCTGGGAACGGCGCTGCTGGGCTCGTTCGCGGTGGTGGTGGCCGCCGCCTTCCTGTTTTTTCGTCCCACGGTGAAGGCCCTGGGCCGGGACACGCGCTGGCGCACGCCGCCGTCATGGGGGCTGGCGCTGGCCGCCTTTGCGCTGGCCTTTCTGGCCTCGCGGGCCTTTGTGCTGGCGTACATCACCTTCTTTCCCGGCGGGGTGGACGCGGTGCCGCAGTTCCTGAGCAGTGGGCCGGACGTATGGGTGCTGCTGCTGGCGGCAGGCCTGCTGATTCCCTTTGCCGAGGAAGTCGCTTTCCGGGGCCTGCTGATGCGCGGCCACGAGCGGGCGGCGGGCTTCACGGTGGCGGCATTGACCTCCACCCTCGTTTTTTCGCTGGCACACGGCGTGCCGGCCAGCATCGCCGGGATTCTGCCGCTGGCCTACGTGCTGGCGCGCCTTGCCCAGCACAGCGGCAGCCTGTGGGACAGCGTTGTGGTCCACGCGCTGAACAACACGCTGGCGGTGGGGCTGGGCGCCTTGCTGGCCGGAAAGGACCTGGGCGATCCGGCGCAGGCCAGTGAACTGCTGGGCAATCCGGCCCTCAAGCTTCCGCTGGCGGTTGGGGCGCTGCTGTTCGGTACCGTGGTGATGGTGGTGCTGCACCTGTGGCTGACCCCCAGGCCGGACCCGCAGGAGCGCTGCGCCCCCGGCCCGTGGTTGAGCCTGTCCTACGTGGTGATTGCGCTGTTCGGCGCGGTGGCGGTGGCCTTGACCTTCCCACAGGTGGGCCTGTGGGTGTCG
- a CDS encoding threonine aldolase family protein, translated as MARPVIADLRSDTVTTPTPEMRAAMASAAVGDDVYGEDPTVNELQAEVARLTGHEAGLFMPSGSMTNQVAIALHTRRGEEVICAEGSHIYEWELGMMAAFSGVVPRFVPAPLGVPAPGDVRLAVRHSIHQSPTGLISLENTHNKAGGTVIPLEVIEQIRAVADTEGLPLHLDGARVFNAAAALDVPVTEITRHFHTVSVCLSKGLGAPVGSVLVGSAEQMRQAHRYRKMLGGGMRQAGVLAAAALVALRDGPALLREDHRRTRELAEALANAGFDVNLAAVQTNIIYVTLPDAAAQVESWAERGVLGSALGPDSVRFVLHHQTGDEALARAIGVLTA; from the coding sequence ATGGCCCGTCCTGTAATTGCCGACCTCCGTTCCGACACCGTCACCACGCCCACCCCCGAAATGCGCGCCGCGATGGCGTCGGCGGCGGTGGGCGACGACGTGTACGGCGAGGACCCCACCGTCAACGAGTTGCAGGCCGAAGTCGCCCGCCTGACCGGCCACGAGGCGGGCCTGTTCATGCCGTCCGGCAGCATGACCAATCAGGTGGCGATTGCCCTGCACACCCGCCGGGGCGAGGAGGTCATCTGCGCCGAGGGCAGCCACATCTACGAGTGGGAACTGGGCATGATGGCGGCTTTCTCTGGTGTGGTCCCGCGCTTCGTGCCCGCGCCGCTGGGGGTGCCGGCCCCCGGGGACGTGCGGCTGGCGGTGCGCCACAGCATTCACCAGTCGCCCACCGGCCTGATCAGCCTGGAAAACACCCACAACAAGGCGGGTGGCACGGTCATTCCGCTGGAAGTCATTGAGCAGATTCGCGCAGTGGCCGACACCGAGGGCCTGCCCCTGCATCTGGACGGCGCACGGGTTTTCAACGCGGCGGCGGCACTGGACGTGCCCGTCACTGAGATCACGCGGCACTTTCACACCGTCAGCGTGTGCCTCAGCAAGGGACTGGGCGCACCGGTGGGCAGCGTGCTGGTGGGCAGCGCCGAGCAGATGCGGCAGGCCCACCGCTACCGCAAGATGCTGGGCGGCGGCATGCGGCAGGCCGGGGTGCTGGCCGCCGCCGCGCTGGTGGCCCTGCGCGACGGCCCGGCCCTGCTCAGGGAGGACCACCGCCGCACCCGCGAACTGGCCGAGGCGCTGGCAAATGCGGGTTTCGACGTGAACCTCGCCGCCGTGCAGACCAACATCATCTATGTCACGCTGCCGGACGCCGCCGCGCAGGTGGAGAGCTGGGCTGAGCGCGGCGTGCTGGGCAGCGCCCTGGGGCCGGACTCGGTGCGCTTCGTGCTGCATCACCAGACCGGAGATGAGGCTCTGGCCAGGGCGATTGGGGTGCTGACCGCGTAG
- a CDS encoding carboxypeptidase-like regulatory domain-containing protein: MKGTVRLLSFLLCGAFSALAAGPSSTLVPASFNEGAVIVTDRAAVDDLASSLRDAASAAGSSCTKSEYVVWTEPEEGLEETFNGGVKALGYTYRVLDSSDDEDGRAVAFALSGPQQALAGLWLEAEGATVLAWCVLKPVAAKAPAKPTPALQPSAPAASVPKPAPAPAKPAAPAASPAKPAPAPAPAKPAAPAASAKPPTTKPGYVSGLVLDTQGRPLAGARVFISGTTFTQGQKTNFETETKADGTYSLRVPDGRYQAKASYTTTFEGQTFSFFMDPASGNPSTSVDSSEGGNLNFRWKLSGLRAGSGAGANRYDDFYGSSVDFSYCGLPAKAYCAEKYSAVTPGAAPGGSTITATFTPQGKLVDGSTGKPVVYTFKAAPLAPPGGYPYTDPNGGGRTTLGQGWQYHSTNFNDLPLGRYTLTVTATLPDGRQKPLKLGLTADDVEHSSVTVRWVPWDDFNPASYIGGGIKQMKVFVRD, encoded by the coding sequence ATGAAGGGAACCGTTCGCCTGCTGTCGTTTCTTCTGTGTGGTGCGTTTTCGGCGCTGGCCGCTGGCCCCAGCAGCACCCTGGTGCCCGCCTCGTTCAACGAGGGCGCGGTGATCGTGACTGACCGCGCCGCCGTCGATGATCTGGCCTCAAGCCTGCGCGACGCGGCCAGCGCCGCCGGGAGCAGCTGCACGAAGAGCGAATACGTGGTGTGGACCGAGCCTGAAGAGGGGCTGGAGGAAACCTTCAACGGCGGGGTCAAGGCCCTGGGTTACACCTACCGCGTGCTGGACAGCAGCGACGATGAAGATGGCCGGGCCGTGGCGTTTGCGCTGAGCGGCCCCCAGCAGGCGCTGGCCGGACTGTGGCTGGAAGCCGAGGGAGCAACCGTGCTGGCCTGGTGTGTGCTCAAGCCAGTGGCGGCCAAAGCCCCGGCCAAGCCCACTCCTGCGCTGCAACCCAGCGCACCGGCGGCCAGTGTTCCCAAACCCGCGCCGGCCCCCGCCAAGCCTGCTGCACCGGCGGCCAGCCCAGCCAAACCTGCGCCCGCGCCCGCCCCCGCCAAGCCCGCTGCGCCCGCGGCCAGCGCTAAACCGCCCACCACCAAACCCGGCTACGTCAGCGGGCTGGTGCTGGACACCCAGGGCCGGCCGCTGGCGGGCGCGCGGGTCTTCATCAGCGGCACCACCTTCACCCAGGGCCAGAAAACCAATTTCGAGACCGAGACGAAGGCGGACGGTACCTACAGCCTGCGCGTGCCGGACGGGCGGTATCAGGCCAAGGCCTCGTACACCACCACGTTTGAAGGTCAGACCTTCTCGTTCTTTATGGACCCGGCCAGCGGCAACCCCAGCACCAGCGTGGACTCCAGCGAGGGCGGCAACCTCAACTTCCGCTGGAAGCTGTCCGGCCTGCGGGCGGGCAGTGGCGCCGGGGCCAATCGGTACGATGATTTCTACGGTTCAAGCGTTGATTTCAGCTACTGCGGCCTGCCGGCCAAGGCGTACTGCGCCGAGAAGTACAGTGCTGTGACGCCCGGCGCGGCCCCCGGCGGCAGCACCATCACGGCAACCTTCACGCCCCAGGGCAAGCTGGTGGACGGCAGCACGGGAAAACCTGTCGTTTATACCTTCAAGGCCGCGCCGCTCGCCCCTCCCGGTGGGTATCCTTATACTGACCCCAACGGCGGGGGCCGCACAACATTGGGCCAGGGATGGCAGTACCACAGCACCAACTTCAATGACCTGCCGTTGGGCCGCTACACCCTGACCGTCACCGCCACCCTGCCAGACGGCCGCCAGAAGCCCCTCAAGCTGGGCCTAACCGCAGACGACGTGGAGCACAGCAGCGTCACCGTGCGCTGGGTGCCCTGGGATGACTTCAACCCGGCCAGCTACATCGGCGGCGGCATCAAGCAGATGAAGGTGTTCGTGCGGGACTGA
- the fusA gene encoding elongation factor G → MPVRIVSLAAHSGAGKTTLCEALLHHSGAISRPGKVEDGTTQSDHTDAEKAHGFSITTGVVRLSHDGTDITMLDTPGYADFVREIRGAIRAADAALMVVSGVSGVEVGTERVWATADRFNMPRLIAVNKMDRERANFSAVLADLRSSLPGNVAPLYLPVGEGADFRGVVNVLTGETGDGAEVPSDLRSVLKEARDSLTDAIIESDDALMERFLEGEKIGVDDLHAAFLRAVHAGTLYPVLPVSATTGVGLAQLLDLLVTGLRSARERGPTTGQDGQNREPLPDAPFSARVWRVSIDPFVGKLAYIRVYSGTLRPGDTVLNTSRDGAEVKPAHLYLINGKELTEVPELRAGMIGVLTKLGDLHAGDTLADPAHPIQYDALWLPDPAHTVALHPATRQDEDKLGAALTRLMEEDPTLHFQRDLQTGEQLLSGMGDMHLTIAAEKLAAQGVTVTTTTPQIPYRETIHAAAQAQGKHKKQSGGHGQYGDCTIRIEPGEGFGFKSAVVGGAIPGKYLPSIEKGVQDAMQKGSLAGYPLQDVHVTVLDGSYHEVDSSDIAFRMAGSMALKNALEQARPGLLEPAVLLKVRAPASFTGDLISDLQTRRARVQGMDTGGTVITISAVVPQAELQNYSADLRSLTGDRGAFSVKPHGYQDVPDHLAKRIIEERRAEVAAG, encoded by the coding sequence ATGCCCGTTCGTATTGTGAGTCTCGCCGCGCACAGCGGCGCCGGGAAAACCACGCTCTGCGAAGCCCTGCTGCACCACAGCGGGGCCATTTCACGTCCTGGCAAAGTCGAGGACGGCACCACCCAGAGCGATCACACCGACGCCGAGAAGGCGCACGGCTTTTCCATCACCACCGGCGTGGTGCGCCTGAGCCATGACGGCACCGACATCACCATGCTGGATACCCCCGGTTACGCCGACTTCGTGCGCGAGATCCGGGGGGCCATCCGCGCCGCCGACGCCGCCCTGATGGTGGTCAGCGGCGTGAGCGGCGTGGAGGTGGGCACCGAACGGGTGTGGGCCACCGCTGACCGCTTCAACATGCCGCGCCTGATCGCCGTCAACAAGATGGACCGGGAGCGGGCCAACTTCTCGGCGGTGCTGGCGGACCTGCGCTCCAGCCTGCCGGGCAATGTCGCCCCGCTGTATCTGCCTGTCGGCGAGGGGGCGGACTTCCGGGGGGTGGTGAACGTCCTGACCGGGGAAACCGGGGATGGGGCAGAGGTGCCTTCCGACCTGCGCTCGGTGCTGAAAGAAGCGCGGGACAGCCTGACCGACGCCATCATTGAATCCGACGACGCGCTGATGGAACGCTTTCTGGAAGGCGAGAAGATCGGCGTCGATGACCTGCACGCCGCCTTTCTGCGGGCCGTGCATGCGGGAACCCTGTACCCGGTCCTTCCGGTCAGCGCCACGACGGGTGTGGGGCTGGCGCAGCTGCTGGACCTGCTGGTCACGGGCCTGCGTAGCGCCCGCGAGCGTGGCCCCACCACCGGGCAGGACGGCCAGAACCGCGAGCCGCTGCCCGACGCTCCCTTCAGCGCCCGCGTGTGGCGGGTCAGCATCGATCCCTTTGTGGGCAAGCTGGCGTACATCCGGGTGTACAGCGGCACCCTCAGGCCCGGCGACACGGTGCTGAACACCTCACGCGATGGTGCCGAGGTCAAACCGGCCCACCTCTACCTGATCAACGGCAAGGAACTGACCGAGGTGCCGGAGCTGCGGGCCGGCATGATCGGCGTGCTGACCAAGCTGGGTGACCTGCACGCCGGGGACACGCTGGCCGATCCTGCCCATCCCATCCAGTATGACGCGCTGTGGCTGCCCGACCCGGCACACACGGTGGCCCTGCACCCTGCAACCCGCCAGGACGAGGACAAACTGGGCGCGGCGCTGACCCGTCTGATGGAGGAAGACCCGACGCTGCACTTCCAGCGTGACCTGCAGACCGGGGAGCAACTGCTGAGCGGCATGGGCGACATGCACCTGACCATTGCCGCCGAGAAACTGGCGGCCCAGGGTGTGACCGTGACCACCACCACGCCGCAGATTCCCTACCGCGAAACCATTCACGCCGCCGCGCAGGCCCAGGGCAAACACAAGAAGCAGAGCGGCGGCCACGGGCAGTACGGCGACTGCACGATCCGTATTGAACCCGGCGAGGGCTTCGGCTTTAAAAGTGCCGTGGTGGGCGGCGCGATTCCCGGCAAGTACCTGCCCAGCATCGAGAAGGGCGTGCAAGACGCCATGCAGAAGGGCAGTCTGGCCGGCTACCCGCTTCAGGACGTGCACGTGACGGTGCTGGACGGCAGCTACCACGAGGTGGACAGTTCGGACATCGCCTTCCGCATGGCGGGCAGCATGGCGCTGAAAAATGCGCTGGAACAGGCCCGGCCCGGCCTGCTGGAACCTGCCGTCCTGCTCAAGGTGCGTGCGCCCGCCTCGTTCACCGGCGACCTGATCAGCGACCTGCAAACGCGCCGCGCCCGCGTGCAGGGCATGGACACCGGCGGCACGGTCATCACCATCAGCGCCGTGGTGCCGCAGGCGGAGTTGCAGAACTACAGCGCCGACCTGCGCTCGCTGACCGGGGACCGGGGGGCCTTTTCCGTCAAGCCGCACGGCTACCAGGATGTGCCGGACCATCTGGCGAAGCGGATCATCGAGGAGCGGCGGGCGGAGGTGGCGGCGGGGTAG